Proteins encoded in a region of the Nicotiana tomentosiformis chromosome 9, ASM39032v3, whole genome shotgun sequence genome:
- the LOC138899238 gene encoding uncharacterized protein has product MKSFIVKTNKRLDSHGSSIKELGTGLRNLERKVGQIATILSERISDPIPIHKEVAPEKESGEELKIEDDKKTKKKKGNKGAEKKKKEENSRKDEYEESEHIPALPFPQNIYREKLDKHFERFLDMLRLVNVNLPFTEVLSQMPAYAKFLKEILTKKIKIEETLVVKLIDHCSAILQNKLPQKCEDPGSFTIPCSLGTLNFDKSLCDSGASINLMLLSIYRKLENDLGEIRSAPISLQLVDQTTIILEGIMEDVLVRVDKFVFPIDFIVVNMEENKKVPLILGRPFLVTIRAILDIHDRKLILRVGEETVTFEMNVATGVKREKPTASVE; this is encoded by the exons atgaagtcaTTCATTGTCAAGACTAATAAGAGATTAGATTCTCATGGTTCatctatcaaagaacttgggacaggtttgcgtaacttggagaggaaagtgggacaaattgcaactatATTATCTGAGAGAATCTCAG atcccattCCAATTCACAAAGAAGTTGcgcctgaaaaagaaagtggggaggagctgaaaattgaagatgataaaaagactaagaagaagaaaggcaataagggagctgagaaaaagaagaaggaagagaatTCAAGAAAGGATGAATATGAAGAGAGCGAGCACATtcctgctttaccttttccccaaaatatTTATAGAGAGAAGTTGGACAAGCATTTcgagagatttctagatatgctgagACTGGTTAATGTAAATCTGCCATTTACTGAAGTTCTctcccaaatgccagcttatgctaagttcttgaaggaaatcctgacaaagaagataaagatagaagagaccttagTGGTAAAGCTCATAGATCATTGTAGTGCGatcttgcaaaataaactcccacaaaagtgtgaagatccagggagttttactataccttgctctttaggcactctaaactttgataaatctttgtgtgattctggtgcctcaattaatttaatgcttctgtctatttataggaaactggAGAATGatcttggagagataaggtcagcaCCAATATCCTTGCAGTTAGtagaccaaacaactataatactcGAGGGGATAATGGAAGATGTATTAGTTCGAGTAGACAAGTttgtatttcctatagatttcatagtggtaaatatggaggagaacaaaaaggtccccctcatcctaggaagaccatttttAGTAACGATTAGAGCTATActggatatacatgatagaaaactcatacttagagtgggtgaggagacagtgacatttgagatgaatgtagcaacTGGAGTAAAAAGGGAGAAGCCAACTGCAAGTGTTGAGTAG